One stretch of Deltaproteobacteria bacterium DNA includes these proteins:
- a CDS encoding heme exporter protein CcmB: MSAAWRILHKDLVLELRTREALSGLVVLMLLVLLTFTFAMDPEGAANAAPAVQWVTFVFAGLMAIQRAFLLERENGAWYGLLLCPIDRGAIFVAKMASNVIVLGLAQVVLMALLALLLGASVLAAPAAVLFVNLLGLIGFAALATLFAAISVRLRAREMMLPLLVLPLLVPLVICAVEASRVVMSGGSLASAGAWLRVLAAFDVIFSVAGWMVFEHVVQE; encoded by the coding sequence ATGAGCGCCGCATGGCGGATCCTGCACAAGGATCTCGTACTCGAGCTTCGGACGCGCGAGGCGCTTTCCGGTCTCGTGGTCCTCATGCTGCTCGTGCTGCTGACGTTCACCTTCGCGATGGATCCCGAAGGCGCGGCCAACGCCGCTCCCGCCGTTCAGTGGGTGACGTTCGTCTTCGCCGGCCTCATGGCGATCCAGCGCGCGTTCCTCCTCGAGCGCGAGAACGGCGCGTGGTACGGCCTCCTGCTCTGTCCCATCGACCGCGGCGCCATCTTCGTCGCGAAGATGGCGAGCAACGTGATCGTGCTCGGCCTCGCGCAGGTCGTGCTGATGGCCTTGCTGGCCTTGCTGCTCGGCGCGTCGGTCCTCGCGGCGCCCGCCGCCGTGCTCTTCGTGAACCTTCTCGGGCTCATCGGCTTCGCGGCGCTCGCGACGTTGTTCGCGGCGATCTCGGTGCGTCTGCGGGCACGCGAGATGATGCTGCCGCTCTTGGTGTTGCCGCTCCTGGTCCCGCTCGTGATCTGCGCCGTGGAGGCGAGCCGCGTCGTCATGAGCGGCGGCAGCCTCGCGAGTGCCGGCGCGTGGCTCCGCGTGCTCGCGGCCTTCGACGTCATCTTCAGCGTCGCCGGATGGATGGTCTTCGAACATGTGGTGCAGGAATGA
- the ccmD gene encoding heme exporter protein CcmD, with product MSATDRFWFLFAAYGAIWILLAVFLMHLGRRHRALERELRDLESRVPPRSAL from the coding sequence ATGAGCGCTACGGATCGGTTCTGGTTCCTGTTCGCCGCCTACGGCGCGATCTGGATCCTGCTGGCGGTGTTCCTGATGCACCTCGGCCGCCGCCATCGGGCGCTCGAACGGGAGTTGCGGGACCTCGAGTCCCGGGTGCCCCCACGATCCGCGCTCTGA
- the ccsA gene encoding cytochrome c biogenesis protein CcsA translates to MSAPASSVPVVDRVLPIASTLAMLAALWCVFVYVPNERMQGAVQRIFYFHVNSAWAAFLGFFVAAGASGLFLWRGRLEHDRVAVAAVEVGMLFCTMVLVTGPIWARPIWGAWWTWDPRLTMTVILWTIYAVYLVLRSSAREDPQIARYAAVLAVVGVLDVPLIQVSVRLWRGMHPSVISAPANKGGLEDPRMVVALLVTMVAFMLLFVWLLRLRCEGLRLRDELHDLEDRVEEVAR, encoded by the coding sequence ATGAGCGCGCCAGCTTCCTCCGTGCCGGTCGTCGATCGCGTGCTGCCGATCGCCAGCACGCTCGCCATGCTGGCGGCGCTCTGGTGCGTCTTCGTGTACGTGCCGAACGAGCGCATGCAGGGCGCCGTGCAGCGCATCTTCTACTTCCACGTGAACTCGGCGTGGGCTGCCTTCCTCGGCTTCTTCGTGGCCGCGGGCGCGAGCGGTCTCTTTCTGTGGCGAGGCCGCCTCGAGCACGACCGGGTGGCGGTGGCGGCGGTCGAGGTCGGCATGCTGTTCTGTACGATGGTCCTCGTCACCGGTCCGATCTGGGCGCGGCCGATCTGGGGCGCGTGGTGGACCTGGGATCCGCGACTCACGATGACGGTCATTCTGTGGACGATCTACGCCGTGTATCTGGTGCTGCGATCGAGTGCCCGCGAGGATCCGCAGATCGCGCGCTATGCCGCCGTGCTCGCGGTGGTCGGGGTGCTCGACGTGCCGCTCATCCAGGTCTCCGTGCGTCTGTGGCGCGGCATGCACCCGTCGGTGATCTCCGCGCCCGCGAACAAGGGTGGTCTCGAGGATCCACGCATGGTGGTCGCGCTGCTGGTCACGATGGTCGCGTTCATGTTGCTGTTCGTGTGGCTTCTGCGGCTGCGCTGCGAGGGCCTGCGCTTGCGCGACGAGTTGCACGATCTGGAGGATCGCGTGGAGGAGGTCGCCCGATGA
- the ccmA gene encoding heme ABC exporter ATP-binding protein CcmA, protein MTDADRAAVIAADAVGKAFGRTVVLRDVTLRIDAGDAVAVFGPNGAGKSTMLRLFAGLMAPTSGRLRVFDVTGPDPAVRRRVGLVAHQSFLYPDLTARENLRFYARMFGLGDADERVRIWLERVALTEAGARPVRLFSRGMEQRLALARALIHDPDLVILDEPWTGLDAAAADWLADLLRELRDRGRTIVVATHDFRRGVDVATRVLIVHRGRVAWDGPVPTVAALDGVYRQVTGAVAA, encoded by the coding sequence GTGACCGATGCCGATCGTGCCGCGGTGATCGCCGCGGATGCCGTCGGCAAGGCGTTCGGTCGGACCGTCGTGCTGCGCGACGTGACCCTTCGGATCGACGCGGGCGACGCGGTCGCGGTCTTCGGACCGAACGGCGCGGGAAAGAGCACCATGCTCCGCCTGTTCGCCGGCCTCATGGCGCCCACGAGCGGGAGGCTGCGGGTGTTCGACGTGACGGGTCCGGATCCGGCCGTACGGCGTCGGGTCGGCCTGGTCGCCCACCAGAGCTTCCTCTATCCGGACCTCACGGCGCGGGAGAACCTGCGCTTCTACGCCCGCATGTTCGGGCTCGGCGATGCGGACGAGCGCGTCCGGATCTGGCTCGAGCGCGTGGCGCTCACGGAGGCGGGTGCGCGGCCGGTCCGACTCTTCTCGCGCGGCATGGAGCAGCGGCTCGCGCTCGCGCGCGCGCTCATCCACGATCCGGATCTCGTGATCCTCGACGAGCCGTGGACCGGACTCGACGCCGCGGCCGCGGACTGGCTCGCCGACCTGCTCCGCGAGCTCCGCGATCGCGGCCGCACCATCGTGGTCGCCACGCACGACTTCCGGCGCGGCGTCGACGTCGCGACGCGCGTGTTGATCGTGCACCGGGGACGGGTCGCGTGGGACGGTCCGGTCCCGACCGTGGCCGCGCTCGACGGGGTCTATCGGCAGGTGACGGGGGCGGTCGCCGCATGA